The nucleotide window ATGGCCCAGAATAGCAAGCGTGTCATCACCTTCACCGTATTCTACGTACCCTACTAAATTATCTAAATTCGTCGTCTTAAAACCGTCACGCTTGGCCAAGTCTAAAAATGCGAGCAAGGCCTTGGCGGGACCAGGTCCCAATGGATAATCATCGGTAGCCTTGGAATCATCTCGTGAACTATCAATGCCGACCAACGTGGTTAGGTCTGCAACGTAGTCCTGGTGATACTTTTCTGCTAGCTTTTGCCAATCAATTGCCATGATTGGACCTCCTTCATTTTATTCGGACCAAACGTCCAGGTTAACTGTCTCCAATTTTAGCATACCCCCCGCCAAATGTAAGCCGATTTCATGCCGGAACATGCTATACTAGAAAAGATACATAAGAGGAGGCTAATCGCATGCAAGAAGCACAACCTTTAACTGAAAATATTCTAGCGGCAACGATCCAACAACGCGCCGCCGATAGCTACAAGGGAACCTACGGCCGGGTGACCTTGATTGGCGGTAATCGTAATTTTGGAGGCGCTATCATTATGGCTAGTGAAGCCGCCGTCTATTCTGGTGCCGGTCTAGTAACGACCATCACCGACGCCAGTAACCAAGACGCCCTTCACGCCCGGTTGCCAGAAGCGATGTTTGCCGACATCACTGACTTTGACCAATCCCGTGAACTCATCAAGGGATCTGACGTCGTGGTCGTAGGCCCCGGTCTCGGAACAGATGATGACGCCGCAGCCGTTTTGGCAGACGTCTTCAACGTCATTCAACCCAATCAAATTTTGATCATTGACGGTTCCGCAATCACCCTAGTTGCCGAACGTCACCTACCTTTACCAAAGACTCATCTCATCATGACGCCGCACCAAATGGAGTGGCAGCGGTTGAGTGGCATTGCCATTGACAAACAAACGGTAGACTGGAACTTAGCTATCATCGATCAACTGGACGCGACCATCGTCCTGAAGTCCCACCGCACACAAGTTTATACGAGTAACGGAGTCTACGAAAATACCATTGGCACCCCTGCTCAAGCGACTGGTGGTATGGGTGATACGTTGGCCGGCATGGTCGGTGGCTTCACCGCTCAGTTCAAGGATACGGACCAAGCGGTCTTAGCAGCGGTCTACAGCCATAGTGCCATTGCTGAGGAACTAGCAAAAACACAATACGTGGTCCTGCCCCACCAAATCGTGGCACAATTGCCACAATTTATGAAGGCACACGAAGGTTAAAGCCTACCAGTTAACGTGTGATGCAAAAGCTGTGCAAACCAACTTACGGTCTGCACAGCTTTTTATTAACGCTTAAATTTACTTTGCGGGAATGCCTTCACCCAACAAACTGTCAATCTCAATGGCAGTCAGTCCGCGATAGGTCCCAATAGCTAAGTCAACGGGACAACCCAATGGCCCCAGTGCCGTCCGTTCAACCGGACCGGTCACACCGGGCAGTTGACTCAAGGTCGCTACCGCAGCTGCTAAATCAGTTGTTTCCAGACTGACAGTCGTGGTTTGACTGGCCTGATCAACTTGGGTCGTTAGCTTTTGAAAAGCTGTATTGGCAGTTATTTCAGGAGCGACGACCCCCGTTAACTGTACCCGACAGGTACTGGACCAATTCTGGGCAACCACGTCCGTCAAAAACTGCACGTCATCACTAGCAATCACAGCGCCCACGGCTTCCCGCGGCAAATCGGCTAGCGATTCCAACTGCCACTGCTGATCAAAGCCATTTAGCAGGCTGCCCAAGCTCCGCGGTACCGTTGGGTCCATGCTTAGCTGAAAACCCATGGGCTTATTAAAGACGTAGTACTGCGGCTGGCGGCCAGCAACGGCCAGATTGTCAACGCGGACGTCATCCTGAGTCATCACCGGTCTACGAGGAGAATCAACCACGACATCATTGACCGTAACTCGGCCTTGTCGTAGCAGTCGGAAAATTTGGCCGGGTGTTCCCTGGCGGTGTTCCGTTAAGTAACGTTCAATGTTCATGTTTGACCTCCTAACGAATGTGTAGACGCCGGCGTAACCCAGCAACGCGCGAACCAAGAATTGCATCGGCCAACCGTGATTTCAACACGGAGTATACGTAGAAGTATCCCCCAATAACCGCGGCAACTGCCACAATCATAAAGTTGATGCTCCGACCCTGACTACCCAGCAAACCACCCAGCAGAGCAACACCACGGGCTAATACGAAAGTTCCTAAAGCTGACAGCAGAATACCGTTGGTCTTTTTGGCAATACTTGCGTAGTTAATGCCAAATTGGTTGTTTAGCCAATGGACAATCAAGTAACAAGCCACCAGGAAGCCACAACCAGTCGCGATCAATGGCCCAAAAGCACCAAAGAAGTAAACCAGTGGCCACTGAATGATAAATTTCACAATGGTTCCGACCAAAAAGTAACGAACGGCTCGTTTATTTTGAGAAATCCCTTGCATCAACGCTGCAACGACCGTATAGAGGCCCAACAGAATTGACAGGTAGGACGAGAAAGCCAGTAGCGAAGCAGCCAAAGCCTCGTGCGTTGTCCCATAGAACACCAGGTTCAGTGGACGGGCAATTGCAGCCATCCCCAGCGCACTGGGAATCATGATGAATTCAAACATCATGAACGCATTCGTCAATTGTGCCGAAATATCCTTTTTATTGCCCTGCGTGTAACTTTGAGAGAGTAGTGGTACAACGGTTACGGCCAGTGCTGAAGACAGGGAGATAGTAATCATGATTAACTTATTAGCATTAACTCCGAACAACGCGAATAAGTCATTCAGGTGCGCGGCCGTATAGGTACCAGCCATGTGCATAATTGGTGCAAAGGTGTACTGGTCAATCAGTTGAAAAATCGTGATCCCAGCACCCAGAACAATGAATGGCACAGCTTGCGCAATAATTTCTTGATACAGTTGTTTGGCCGGTACGACCATTTCATTATTACTATTAGCCACCAGCGAGCGGAATTCATGACGCCGACGCCAGTAGTAGACGCCGAGAATCATCAATCCCCCAAAGGCCCCAACTGCGGCTGCAAAAGTTGACTGTGAAACCGCAGTAATCCAGTTGCCCTTCAGGACCCGCATGATGATAAAAGCGGCGCCCAACATGTAAACGACCCGAACCAATTGCTCCACAAACTGTGAAATAGCAGACGGGGCCATTTGCTGAAAGCCCTGGAAGTAACCCCGAGTCAGACTCATGGTTGGGATGATCAAGATTGCCCACGCTAACGAGTGAAGGACGGGAACTAGGTTTGCGTCACCCCCGGTAAAGAGTGGCGCCCCAAAATACATCAACGAGGCAATGACAACACCTGTTAAAATAGCTATTTCTAAACCTCGCTTATAGAGGCGAACACTGATACCGTACTCGTTTAAAGCGTTATAGTGGGCCACCTGCTTAGCAATTGCTGAGGGAACCCCTGCAATCGCCGCAATCAGGAAAAAACTATAGATGTTGTACCCTTTTCCATATAACGCGTTTCCTTGCAAATAAAAGGCTCCAAACCAAATATTCCAAGGGATAATGTAAACCGCTCCGAGAATCCGCGAGAGAATACTTCCCGCCGTCATCCACGCTGAACCCGCAACCATCTGGTCCTGCGTACTGGCTTGGTTTCCAGAATTTTCTGAACTTGCCGCCATTTGACACCCTACTTTCAATTTGTAAAATTCAACGTAATCCGGGCTTGGATAATTCCAAGCTAATCAAACAAACATTATACCATAGCTTTTCTCTCGCAAAAGTCAGAATTCCGTTAAGATTTTTATATTGGCCGTAAGTTCTACAGTGGCCGCCAGAGAATTAAGACCGAGTCCATTTAGCGGGTCCTAACCACAAAGTTACTCATTTCGTCAAAATAACGAGATTCTTCTCTCAAATCAATCGAAATGCTAGCAGATTTCTTACCGAAGGTCTGGAACAGTGGTATGCTGGAAGTAGGCAAAGACACAATATATTCAAGGAGGAATGCCAATATGACGCAGGCAACAGCTGGTTCCACCGCAGCACCAAAGATGCAGATGTCACCAGAACGGGCAAAACAAGTCGTGAAGATGACCAAAAGCATCCGGGGAAATTTCCCAGAGTTAGCGGCGATTTCTGATGCGCAATTAATTTATTCGACCTGGCGCAGTTTCAAGCGGATCGACCAAACCAACGATAGTGATTACACCACGATGGCTGACGTCTTCTTCCACGAATTTGACCGACACGTTTTAAACTATCAATTCTCTAAGACGGGGCAAACGGAAACCATTCGTCACCGTTTTTTCGCCGTCTTAACTGAATTACTCTAACCTAAATCAACTGGACCCGTCGACTATCCGCGGGTCTTTTTGTTTGCCCGTCTTCTTTTTGTCCAACTAAATTAGATGCGGTATACTGAAGAGGTAATTAGTTTAGAGAGTGAGGCGATTCATTTGCGTTATTTAGCGTTACTTGGCAGTCATGAGCGTCACGGCATCACTGCTGGTTACATGGATGCTGTGACCGCGGCCCTTCCCAATTCAGCAAACGTGGAGACGGTTTTTCTACGCGACTACGATATTTATCCTGATACCAAAGAGAAGACCTGTCCGGCATTGGACGAAATTGAAGCAAAAATGGCCGCCAGTGATTTTTGGATTATCTGTGCCCCGACTTATTGGGGTGGCATGCCTGGCGTCATGAAACAATTCTTTGATTGTATGCGGTTTCGTCTGGTCCGAATGAACTCTGTGGCGGACACCCTACCTGGCAAATACAAAGATAAACACTACTTGAGCATGACGAGCTGCTTCATCAGCTCCACTGAAAATTTGGCGACTGGCATTACCGACCAAACCTTTGTAACCATCGACCGAGTGCTGACCGGCGCCGGTCTAATCAAAGTCGGTGAATTCGTGGGAACTGGTACCTGGGGAACGAAGGCACCACGACCCGAAAAGCTCGCTGAGTGCACGCGTTGGGGCAAAAAGATTGCCAACCGGCCACGAAAGGATGATAACACTTTGAAACGATATATCTTATTATTCATCATGATTGCCGTCATGGCTCTGATTACGATGGGGCTCCAGGCATGGTGGTTTGGCGTCTTTGCTGCTGGAAAATTCTGGCTGACCTACGCCACATTTGTCGTTATCTTCTACGTTTTACTCGCCAGCATTTTACATTTCTTCACTTTTGTCAGACATCGTCGTCGGTAATTCAGTCATTTTACATACCAGGGTTTGGAACAAACGTTCCAGGCTCTTTTTTGCGCCCTAAACGTATATAGCTAACTGTCTGCTGGCCCCTGCTTCACCCGTTCTCTTTGAGATAAGCAGCCTCTAAACTCTCGGTCTGGGTCTCCGCCATAAACGCGGCTGGTGTTCCTGCAAACGCAATGCACTGGCCAGCTAGGACCAATACCCGAGCAGTCCCCTCTGGCAAAGTACGCAACTGATGGGTCGTCATAATGACCGTTCGTCCGGACGAAGCCAAACAGCTAATCTGTGCCATGACCCGTTTAACCGCCCGGAGGTCCAGACCATTTTCTGGTTCATCGAACAAGTAAAGTTCACGCTGCAACTGGCAAACGCCAGTGAACAAGACTAATCGTCGTTGTCCACCAGAAAGATCCCGGAAACGGGT belongs to Levilactobacillus yonginensis and includes:
- a CDS encoding polysaccharide biosynthesis protein, with translation MAASSENSGNQASTQDQMVAGSAWMTAGSILSRILGAVYIIPWNIWFGAFYLQGNALYGKGYNIYSFFLIAAIAGVPSAIAKQVAHYNALNEYGISVRLYKRGLEIAILTGVVIASLMYFGAPLFTGGDANLVPVLHSLAWAILIIPTMSLTRGYFQGFQQMAPSAISQFVEQLVRVVYMLGAAFIIMRVLKGNWITAVSQSTFAAAVGAFGGLMILGVYYWRRRHEFRSLVANSNNEMVVPAKQLYQEIIAQAVPFIVLGAGITIFQLIDQYTFAPIMHMAGTYTAAHLNDLFALFGVNANKLIMITISLSSALAVTVVPLLSQSYTQGNKKDISAQLTNAFMMFEFIMIPSALGMAAIARPLNLVFYGTTHEALAASLLAFSSYLSILLGLYTVVAALMQGISQNKRAVRYFLVGTIVKFIIQWPLVYFFGAFGPLIATGCGFLVACYLIVHWLNNQFGINYASIAKKTNGILLSALGTFVLARGVALLGGLLGSQGRSINFMIVAVAAVIGGYFYVYSVLKSRLADAILGSRVAGLRRRLHIR
- a CDS encoding NAD(P)H-hydrate dehydratase, whose translation is MQEAQPLTENILAATIQQRAADSYKGTYGRVTLIGGNRNFGGAIIMASEAAVYSGAGLVTTITDASNQDALHARLPEAMFADITDFDQSRELIKGSDVVVVGPGLGTDDDAAAVLADVFNVIQPNQILIIDGSAITLVAERHLPLPKTHLIMTPHQMEWQRLSGIAIDKQTVDWNLAIIDQLDATIVLKSHRTQVYTSNGVYENTIGTPAQATGGMGDTLAGMVGGFTAQFKDTDQAVLAAVYSHSAIAEELAKTQYVVLPHQIVAQLPQFMKAHEG
- a CDS encoding flavodoxin family protein — protein: MRYLALLGSHERHGITAGYMDAVTAALPNSANVETVFLRDYDIYPDTKEKTCPALDEIEAKMAASDFWIICAPTYWGGMPGVMKQFFDCMRFRLVRMNSVADTLPGKYKDKHYLSMTSCFISSTENLATGITDQTFVTIDRVLTGAGLIKVGEFVGTGTWGTKAPRPEKLAECTRWGKKIANRPRKDDNTLKRYILLFIMIAVMALITMGLQAWWFGVFAAGKFWLTYATFVVIFYVLLASILHFFTFVRHRRR
- a CDS encoding 16S rRNA pseudouridylate synthase, which encodes MNIERYLTEHRQGTPGQIFRLLRQGRVTVNDVVVDSPRRPVMTQDDVRVDNLAVAGRQPQYYVFNKPMGFQLSMDPTVPRSLGSLLNGFDQQWQLESLADLPREAVGAVIASDDVQFLTDVVAQNWSSTCRVQLTGVVAPEITANTAFQKLTTQVDQASQTTTVSLETTDLAAAVATLSQLPGVTGPVERTALGPLGCPVDLAIGTYRGLTAIEIDSLLGEGIPAK